Proteins found in one Methanobacterium formicicum genomic segment:
- a CDS encoding Nre family DNA repair protein, translating into MMGKKAYLKKLTSKFQIPSVEVGKELEGSTPPSVFIGSWNYPKVYAGPMISPVLGDTAIMDTPEAWIPGSKSQEDIISYRMSLVRGKKLIGITDLDNQMVEKLQEISLASGSIDSEAEFWKKPRGVSFSEYQAPHGPSAILEKFDIDNVRWDRELEKVYYDTDLRARDAIMDLHSKDVPFSHMQKAFSVGTMGVDKRRRLVPTRWSITACDSTIADQLLKEVKHFDPLDVHRVYEFQSLQNYYAVLLLPSPWQYEWMEAFLKVLGQEKLIFSDYENYNGKKEYSRVGGCYYTCKMAVLEALAQEKRQAGVIVLREAYSGYVPLGVFNVRENVRNALAQPYQEFEDMKSALAYIDTRLKLPINSFIKRSDLLQDILRSRQTTLDSYFK; encoded by the coding sequence ATGATGGGTAAGAAAGCTTACCTTAAAAAATTGACCTCAAAATTTCAAATACCCTCCGTGGAGGTGGGTAAAGAATTAGAGGGTAGTACACCCCCTTCTGTATTCATTGGCAGCTGGAATTATCCTAAAGTGTATGCCGGACCTATGATATCCCCAGTATTAGGAGATACCGCCATTATGGACACTCCTGAAGCCTGGATTCCCGGTTCAAAAAGTCAGGAAGATATCATCTCCTATCGTATGAGCCTGGTTCGGGGTAAGAAGCTGATTGGGATCACTGATCTGGACAACCAGATGGTGGAAAAGCTCCAAGAGATCTCTCTGGCCTCGGGTTCCATTGATAGTGAAGCAGAGTTCTGGAAAAAACCAAGAGGAGTTTCTTTCAGCGAATACCAAGCCCCTCATGGGCCCAGTGCCATTTTAGAAAAATTTGATATTGATAATGTGCGTTGGGACCGGGAACTGGAAAAAGTGTACTACGATACTGATCTACGGGCTCGAGATGCCATTATGGACTTACACAGTAAAGATGTGCCCTTCTCTCACATGCAGAAGGCCTTTTCTGTGGGTACCATGGGTGTAGATAAGCGCCGCCGCCTGGTTCCCACCCGCTGGTCCATCACTGCCTGTGATAGTACCATTGCTGACCAGCTGCTTAAAGAAGTGAAACACTTTGACCCACTGGATGTTCACCGGGTTTATGAGTTCCAGAGCCTTCAAAACTATTATGCTGTACTCCTATTACCTTCACCCTGGCAGTACGAATGGATGGAAGCCTTTCTAAAAGTTTTGGGACAGGAAAAACTTATTTTCTCAGATTATGAAAATTACAATGGTAAAAAAGAATACTCCCGAGTTGGTGGCTGCTACTACACCTGTAAAATGGCAGTATTGGAGGCACTGGCTCAAGAAAAACGCCAAGCAGGTGTGATCGTTCTTAGAGAGGCTTATTCCGGTTACGTGCCTTTGGGGGTGTTCAATGTTCGGGAAAATGTCCGGAATGCCCTGGCCCAACCTTACCAGGAATTCGAAGATATGAAAAGTGCCCTGGCCTATATTGACACCCGTTTAAAGCTTCCCATTAATAGCTTCATTAAAAGAAGCGATCTCCTCCAGGATATTCTCCGTTCCAGACAGACCACCCTGGATTCTTACTTCAAATAA
- a CDS encoding UPF0280 family protein — MIKKRIVIQETNILLTSDIEPSYVVGFITRQREELKRFIRMNREFQTSLEPLKLVSAPEIVKMMASSAQIAGVGPMAAVAGTISQLTLNFLLKQGAKYVIVDNGGDIALKTNKDVIMGLYAGESSLSGKIGFKIKQDKTPLGICTSSGTVGHSISFGQADSVTVFSSSSSVADALATSIANQATGDNEVEMVENCLAKAEDMKEHFKGVLIVVGESAGTVGKIPDLVETDKKIVLGDLYDLY, encoded by the coding sequence ATGATTAAAAAGAGGATCGTTATACAGGAAACCAATATATTGCTCACATCAGACATTGAGCCCAGTTACGTTGTTGGTTTTATCACCCGCCAGAGGGAAGAACTAAAACGCTTTATCCGGATGAATAGAGAGTTTCAAACCAGCCTGGAACCGTTAAAACTGGTTTCAGCGCCAGAGATTGTGAAGATGATGGCCAGTTCTGCCCAGATAGCTGGTGTGGGACCCATGGCCGCGGTGGCCGGAACCATCTCCCAGCTCACCCTTAACTTTTTACTCAAACAGGGGGCAAAGTATGTTATTGTGGACAATGGCGGTGACATCGCCCTTAAAACCAATAAAGATGTCATTATGGGTTTATATGCGGGGGAATCATCCTTATCTGGAAAAATAGGTTTTAAAATCAAACAGGACAAGACTCCCCTGGGAATATGTACATCATCCGGCACTGTGGGCCATTCCATTAGTTTTGGGCAGGCTGATTCAGTTACGGTATTCTCATCTTCATCCAGTGTTGCCGATGCACTGGCCACCTCCATTGCCAACCAGGCCACCGGAGATAATGAAGTGGAAATGGTTGAAAACTGTCTGGCAAAGGCTGAAGATATGAAGGAACACTTTAAGGGTGTCCTGATAGTGGTGGGAGAATCAGCAGGAACCGTTGGAAAGATACCGGATCTGGTGGAGACTGATAAGAAAATAGTTCTGGGAGATCTCTACGATCTCTACTAG
- a CDS encoding TIGR01177 family methyltransferase yields MEIALLLSKEHSTLPRAEVDAVMDCEGVKYHLKMEQEGLLILDIPHKNPEDLERVIERLSYTHEVFQILLQVDENDLLTEAEKYPWDEIISSSYAVRVKKMDKKSKLNTSKLEWDLGGIIKSRVSDQVRVNLENPSTFLRVVLKDGQAIAGNQIGKISKKHFFNLKPHKRPFFYPGSMSPKLARCMVNLTRIKKGQALLDPFCGTGGILIEAGMVGARVIGTDIDYKMVNGTKKNLEHCGISNYQVFQEDARKLELPHKVDAIVTDPPYGISASTRGEKSHDLYHQAMKSLQGLIKEDGLLCLATPHYLDLDEILAGTKFKIIEQHHIRMHKSLTRVISLLSLV; encoded by the coding sequence ATGGAAATAGCTCTCTTATTATCTAAAGAACATTCCACACTCCCTCGGGCAGAAGTGGACGCAGTAATGGATTGTGAAGGGGTAAAATACCACTTAAAGATGGAACAGGAAGGACTATTAATTCTGGACATTCCTCACAAAAATCCAGAAGATCTGGAGAGGGTAATTGAGAGGTTATCCTACACTCACGAAGTATTCCAGATCCTCCTCCAGGTAGATGAAAATGATCTCCTCACGGAAGCGGAAAAATATCCGTGGGATGAAATCATTAGTTCCAGTTATGCAGTAAGAGTTAAAAAAATGGATAAAAAATCCAAACTCAACACTTCTAAACTGGAATGGGATCTGGGAGGGATTATAAAGTCCCGGGTGAGTGACCAGGTAAGAGTTAACCTGGAAAATCCTTCCACATTTCTCAGGGTTGTTTTAAAGGATGGTCAAGCCATTGCTGGAAACCAAATAGGTAAAATTTCCAAAAAACACTTTTTTAACCTTAAACCCCATAAAAGGCCTTTTTTCTATCCAGGATCCATGAGCCCCAAACTAGCCCGGTGCATGGTAAACCTCACCCGAATTAAAAAAGGCCAGGCCCTGCTGGACCCCTTCTGTGGAACGGGAGGCATACTCATTGAAGCCGGGATGGTTGGAGCCAGAGTTATAGGAACAGACATCGATTATAAAATGGTCAACGGGACTAAAAAGAATCTGGAACACTGTGGCATATCAAACTATCAGGTTTTCCAGGAAGATGCCCGAAAGCTGGAACTTCCCCATAAGGTTGATGCCATAGTGACTGATCCTCCCTACGGTATTTCCGCATCAACCCGTGGAGAGAAGAGCCATGACCTTTACCACCAGGCAATGAAATCTTTACAGGGATTGATCAAGGAAGATGGTCTTCTCTGTCTGGCCACACCCCATTATCTTGATCTGGATGAGATACTGGCGGGTACAAAATTTAAAATAATAGAACAGCACCACATAAGAATGCATAAAAGTTTAACCAGGGTCATATCCTTGCTTAGTTTAGTTTAG
- a CDS encoding HEAT repeat domain-containing protein encodes MNFEEKKRKNRRKRGQISPEDISSYVDLPTEGLVEMLQGTDPQKRTIAAVILGDLGDERGILPLCSALTTEKSLYSRIAISEALSKIGEPSVAYLIELLGEIGKNQETMLPDHYFKKKSFPLVRDMAGRTMVQIGKPATPYLIDFLESSDEFKVQQALDVVGAIAAKTGDRRALNPLLTHLERETRDCRGSDGVTLWKIIRAFSGFKKSEKAVDPLLEILERDYPPPIIWETLRTLGQIRIATPQVRERVGSFINNEQPEVRVAAENAWKLLGFAP; translated from the coding sequence ATGAATTTTGAAGAAAAAAAGAGAAAGAATAGAAGGAAGAGAGGTCAGATATCTCCAGAAGACATCTCTTCCTATGTTGATCTTCCCACAGAGGGGTTAGTTGAAATGTTACAGGGAACTGATCCCCAGAAGAGAACTATTGCTGCGGTTATACTGGGGGATCTGGGGGATGAAAGGGGAATTCTACCTCTTTGTTCGGCCTTGACTACTGAAAAATCTCTTTATTCCAGAATAGCAATTTCAGAGGCTTTATCTAAAATAGGCGAACCTTCTGTAGCGTATCTAATAGAACTTCTCGGTGAAATTGGTAAAAATCAGGAAACCATGCTCCCTGACCATTATTTTAAGAAAAAAAGTTTTCCATTGGTGAGGGATATGGCGGGGAGAACCATGGTCCAGATAGGAAAACCAGCAACCCCCTATTTAATAGATTTTCTGGAAAGTAGTGATGAATTTAAAGTTCAACAGGCCCTGGATGTAGTAGGTGCAATCGCCGCCAAAACAGGCGACAGGAGAGCTTTAAATCCATTACTCACCCATTTGGAAAGGGAAACACGTGACTGCAGAGGTAGTGACGGGGTAACTTTGTGGAAGATCATCCGGGCCTTCAGTGGCTTTAAAAAAAGTGAGAAAGCAGTTGATCCCCTGCTGGAAATATTGGAAAGGGACTATCCTCCTCCCATTATATGGGAAACCCTGCGAACTTTAGGTCAGATCAGGATTGCCACCCCCCAAGTCAGGGAACGGGTGGGAAGTTTCATAAATAATGAACAACCGGAAGTGAGGGTCGCCGCAGAAAATGCCTGGAAACTATTGGGATTCGCACCATAA
- a CDS encoding DegT/DnrJ/EryC1/StrS family aminotransferase, producing MELTFKNPAEETRQAMCDASLEMGNRPRTKEYRESAEESIEKITGHDHARVLSSGNAAIMAAMANIEGPVMIPDQGGWSGFRKMAEFLGRTVLYLPTSEGMVDEEILEEQLKQKKPDALFITSFAGYMAEQPVKTIFEICEDQGVLLVEDASGSVGDPEGNLANGDHSHVLVASTGSPKVVNVGNGGFISTSDPQKFQDTGFLLKTLQASPVTCAGLREEIKKAPLNLVKTIDACKFIKKELKTCLHPDKRGINVTVPVDEPKKIGRTMRQALNVKGGGMITTCPRYDRIKQPAVCLEIKNLDINCLSRDNLQEIVATVHRVTGQV from the coding sequence ATGGAACTTACCTTTAAGAACCCCGCTGAAGAAACCAGGCAGGCTATGTGTGATGCTTCCCTGGAGATGGGAAACAGGCCCCGGACCAAGGAGTACAGGGAATCCGCCGAGGAAAGCATTGAAAAGATCACTGGCCACGACCACGCCCGGGTACTCAGTAGTGGTAATGCCGCTATTATGGCAGCCATGGCTAATATAGAGGGGCCAGTAATGATTCCCGATCAGGGTGGCTGGAGTGGTTTTAGAAAGATGGCTGAATTTTTAGGGCGGACAGTTCTTTATCTACCCACATCAGAGGGAATGGTAGATGAGGAGATACTAGAAGAACAGTTGAAACAAAAAAAACCAGATGCTCTTTTCATTACCAGCTTTGCCGGTTACATGGCGGAACAGCCAGTTAAGACTATTTTTGAAATCTGTGAGGATCAGGGTGTGCTCCTGGTGGAGGATGCCTCCGGATCAGTGGGTGACCCCGAGGGGAATCTGGCCAATGGGGATCACTCCCATGTCTTGGTGGCCTCCACTGGATCTCCCAAAGTGGTTAATGTAGGTAATGGAGGATTTATTTCCACCAGTGACCCCCAAAAATTCCAGGATACCGGTTTCCTTTTAAAGACCCTGCAGGCCAGTCCAGTTACCTGTGCTGGTCTCCGGGAAGAAATTAAAAAAGCTCCTTTGAATCTGGTTAAAACTATAGATGCCTGCAAATTTATAAAAAAAGAACTGAAAACTTGTTTACACCCGGATAAAAGGGGTATTAATGTCACGGTTCCCGTTGATGAACCTAAAAAAATAGGCCGCACCATGAGGCAGGCCCTGAATGTGAAGGGAGGAGGCATGATCACAACTTGCCCCCGTTACGACCGAATAAAGCAGCCCGCAGTTTGTTTAGAGATTAAAAATCTGGATATAAACTGTCTGAGTCGGGACAATCTGCAGGAGATAGTGGCCACTGTGCATAGAGTAACTGGACAGGTCTGA
- a CDS encoding PH domain-containing protein, giving the protein MFETRPRFLASMKWTILKLILLIVVFYLFRYVILVAIALENYSVQFVQLPLIQATYYLLLLIILLLILSIVWDMISWRQKKYQITTQRVVVKRGIIRKKRSYIHYSKIQDIDVDQGILDRLFSAGDIEIYGGHEHTNIILEDVPNPREVEDIIDRLTMGEEVDLKPKNHRIPKRSIIEEYDQKFKR; this is encoded by the coding sequence GTGTTTGAGACGCGTCCCCGATTTTTAGCCAGCATGAAGTGGACCATTCTCAAATTAATACTTTTAATAGTGGTTTTTTACCTTTTCCGGTATGTAATATTGGTAGCGATCGCTTTAGAGAATTACTCGGTGCAATTTGTTCAGCTCCCCCTGATCCAGGCCACCTACTATCTCCTACTGTTGATCATCCTCCTCCTGATACTATCCATAGTATGGGATATGATTTCCTGGAGACAGAAAAAATATCAGATTACCACGCAGAGGGTGGTGGTGAAAAGGGGAATAATTAGAAAGAAAAGATCCTACATTCATTACAGCAAGATTCAAGATATAGATGTAGATCAGGGCATATTGGATCGTTTATTCTCTGCGGGGGACATAGAAATCTATGGAGGTCATGAACACACCAATATCATTCTGGAAGATGTTCCCAATCCCCGGGAGGTGGAGGATATAATTGATAGACTTACCATGGGTGAGGAAGTGGATTTAAAACCAAAGAACCATAGAATACCCAAAAGATCCATTATTGAAGAATATGACCAAAAGTTTAAAAGATAG
- a CDS encoding geranylgeranyl reductase family protein, protein MKNYDVAVVGAGPVGSTFARHMAEKGYKVAVLEKKREIGVPLQCAGLLGKRIKKVNILPDKFIINPVHGAFLHSPEDTILSVQKDKPEAYVLDRVGYDKFLAQLAEDAGADIFLNQKVEKVDTLRGVIDIKNKENDKISATVVVGADGHASTISEKFNPPVESFQAAQYLVDVGEKRFQKDYVHLYVDSRVAPGFLWVIPLSESTARIGLFADCNYQQLNMLLKELIDKRPELRGSTILKKYYGVIPKYNSQKQLVKDRVLLLGDAASQVKPTTGGGLIMGFTCAEIASRAASQALENENIELLANYPQEYHEEFRKELKAQLMVHKIFKSLTDADLEYMFRKLKEEGAEEIISHYGDMDSQSILIKELLKRGILFSILPKMLSRRISNLWK, encoded by the coding sequence ATGAAGAACTACGATGTGGCAGTGGTTGGTGCCGGACCAGTAGGCTCAACCTTTGCCAGGCACATGGCAGAAAAAGGCTATAAAGTAGCTGTCCTTGAGAAAAAAAGGGAAATTGGTGTTCCACTCCAGTGCGCGGGACTTTTAGGTAAAAGAATTAAAAAAGTGAATATTCTACCCGATAAATTTATAATTAACCCGGTTCACGGAGCATTTCTCCACTCCCCTGAAGATACCATACTATCAGTTCAAAAGGATAAACCCGAAGCATACGTTCTGGACAGGGTAGGGTATGACAAGTTTTTAGCCCAACTCGCTGAAGATGCAGGGGCCGACATATTCCTCAATCAAAAGGTGGAAAAGGTAGATACCCTCCGTGGTGTTATAGACATCAAAAATAAGGAAAATGACAAGATATCGGCGACAGTGGTGGTGGGGGCAGATGGGCACGCTTCTACCATATCTGAAAAATTTAACCCACCGGTGGAATCATTCCAGGCTGCCCAGTATCTGGTTGACGTGGGTGAAAAACGTTTTCAAAAGGACTACGTTCACCTTTACGTTGATTCAAGGGTAGCTCCTGGTTTTTTATGGGTCATTCCCTTATCTGAAAGCACGGCACGAATAGGACTCTTTGCAGATTGTAATTATCAACAGTTAAACATGCTACTCAAAGAATTGATAGACAAACGCCCCGAACTCAGGGGATCAACTATTTTAAAGAAATATTATGGAGTTATTCCCAAGTATAACTCGCAAAAACAACTGGTAAAGGATAGAGTACTTCTTCTGGGAGATGCAGCGTCCCAGGTCAAACCCACCACTGGTGGTGGTCTGATAATGGGTTTTACCTGTGCAGAAATAGCATCAAGGGCAGCTTCACAGGCTCTGGAAAATGAAAACATAGAACTCCTGGCTAATTATCCTCAGGAATACCATGAAGAATTTAGAAAAGAGTTAAAAGCACAGTTAATGGTTCACAAAATTTTCAAATCATTGACTGATGCTGATCTGGAGTACATGTTCCGAAAACTAAAGGAAGAAGGTGCCGAAGAGATAATTTCCCATTATGGAGATATGGACAGCCAATCAATCCTCATTAAAGAATTACTTAAAAGAGGCATCCTTTTTTCAATTCTCCCTAAAATGTTATCCCGGAGGATATCCAACCTATGGAAATAG
- the glp gene encoding gephyrin-like molybdotransferase Glp: MGKEFLNLMDPDEVKKIIDSLNMERKIERINLSDAYQRVLAEDVHALIDLPPFNRASMDGYAVQAQDTFGASEDNPIILNLIEKIRAGDSPSKEVQKGTCSEVGTGAPLPAGADAVVMVEVTDIQNDKVEIMEAVAPGTNRALQGSDIEKGQLLMEKGTLLTAAKIGALSAVGLKEIPVFAKPIVAVISTGNELIKPEEELKHGKLYDINSESISNAVKSCGCTPLASTIVKDDYDSIKNRIDSYKDADVIITSGGTSAGAGDILRQVVEDMGKILVHGISVKPGKPTLIGTLPDEGGNVVLFGLPGYPVSALMIFHGFVAPFLRGIAGVNEFMEKKESRSLKLGRRYHSARGRSHFVLVKIEGNIAHPILKDSGAITALAEADGYFEVPKNVEIMEKGEQVKVQSLSGL, encoded by the coding sequence ATGGGCAAAGAATTTTTAAATCTAATGGATCCCGATGAAGTGAAAAAAATCATAGACTCCCTGAATATGGAGCGAAAGATCGAAAGGATCAATCTGAGTGATGCCTATCAGCGGGTTTTGGCTGAAGATGTTCACGCCCTTATTGATCTCCCGCCATTTAACCGGGCCTCCATGGATGGATATGCAGTACAGGCACAGGATACCTTCGGAGCCTCAGAAGACAATCCTATAATCTTGAATTTGATCGAAAAAATCAGAGCAGGAGATTCACCTTCCAAAGAGGTTCAAAAAGGTACTTGTAGTGAAGTGGGTACTGGTGCCCCTCTGCCGGCCGGTGCGGATGCCGTGGTCATGGTGGAGGTCACGGATATCCAGAATGATAAAGTGGAGATAATGGAAGCAGTGGCTCCTGGAACCAACCGGGCTCTGCAGGGCTCGGATATTGAAAAGGGCCAGTTACTAATGGAAAAAGGAACTCTTTTAACTGCAGCAAAAATAGGAGCCTTAAGTGCGGTTGGATTAAAAGAGATTCCCGTTTTCGCTAAACCTATAGTGGCAGTCATATCCACCGGTAATGAACTAATAAAACCAGAGGAAGAGTTAAAGCACGGTAAATTATATGATATTAACTCCGAATCAATATCCAATGCTGTCAAGTCCTGTGGTTGCACACCTCTGGCTTCTACAATTGTTAAAGACGATTATGATTCCATAAAGAATAGAATAGATTCATATAAAGATGCCGATGTTATAATCACCTCGGGGGGGACATCAGCTGGCGCCGGGGATATCCTGCGACAGGTGGTGGAAGATATGGGAAAAATCCTGGTCCACGGAATTTCGGTAAAACCAGGTAAACCCACCTTAATTGGTACTTTACCCGATGAGGGGGGAAATGTTGTTCTTTTCGGCCTCCCGGGTTATCCAGTATCGGCCTTGATGATTTTCCACGGATTTGTAGCTCCATTTTTAAGGGGTATTGCTGGTGTTAATGAGTTCATGGAGAAAAAAGAAAGCCGTAGTCTTAAATTGGGTCGGAGATATCACTCTGCCCGGGGAAGGAGCCACTTTGTTCTGGTGAAAATAGAGGGTAACATTGCACACCCCATACTGAAGGATTCTGGTGCAATAACTGCTCTGGCTGAGGCAGATGGTTATTTCGAAGTCCCCAAAAATGTTGAAATCATGGAAAAGGGTGAACAAGTTAAAGTTCAATCTTTATCTGGCTTATAA
- the cgi121 gene encoding KEOPS complex subunit Cgi121, protein MNDDLWSQHHFRGHEIKISGFETEINDIKEIMGFIKDLTDKNDCTVQLMRARGIAGEKHALQATAQAIKAFERNENTAKDLGLEICLRASAQRQISKALKILGINKGKNDLCVVAVDGGKSVQKKLENVLGPEQKVLKPDIEVLQELYQISPLEIESAGDMERVMVERSAILNLEL, encoded by the coding sequence ATGAATGACGATTTGTGGAGTCAGCACCATTTCAGGGGCCATGAAATCAAAATATCTGGCTTTGAAACTGAGATAAATGATATAAAGGAAATAATGGGATTTATAAAGGATTTAACTGATAAAAATGATTGTACAGTTCAGTTGATGCGGGCCAGGGGAATAGCTGGTGAAAAACATGCCCTACAGGCAACAGCTCAGGCCATTAAAGCCTTTGAAAGAAATGAAAACACAGCCAAGGATTTAGGCCTGGAAATATGCCTGCGAGCTTCTGCCCAGAGACAGATATCCAAGGCTCTTAAAATTCTGGGAATAAATAAAGGAAAAAATGATTTATGTGTGGTGGCGGTGGATGGTGGCAAATCAGTGCAAAAAAAGCTGGAGAATGTTTTGGGCCCGGAGCAAAAAGTGTTAAAGCCTGATATAGAAGTTCTACAGGAGTTGTACCAAATCTCTCCCCTGGAAATTGAATCAGCTGGGGATATGGAGCGGGTCATGGTGGAAAGATCGGCTATTTTGAATCTGGAATTATAA
- a CDS encoding 2-isopropylmalate synthase, which produces MKARIFDTTLRDGEQTPGISLTPDEKRLIARKLDELGVDVIEAGSAITSQGEREGIKKVTSEGLSAEICSFTRAVQVDIDAALECDVDSIHLVVPTSDLHLEYKLRKSREEVKEMAIKSTQYAVDHGLLVELSAEDSTRSDMGYLREIFQAGIDAGAKRICACDTVGMLTPERSYDFYSQLSDLNIPLSVHCHNDFGLAVANSLSGLRAGATQAHVTVNGIGERAGNASLEELVVSLHSLYNVKTKIKLEMLYEVSKTVARITGMYLQPNKAIVGENAFAHESGIHADGVMKKAETYEPITPELVGHKRRFVMGKHVGSHIIKERINEMGFQVDEAKFAQIFSRIKALGDMGKCVTDVDLQAIAEDVMGVMSEKPVELQELTIVSGNKVTPTASVKLKIGDVEKLEAGIGVGPVDAAIVAIKKTIEDVTDIEFEEYHVDAITGGTDALIDVVVKLKHDGKVVSARSTQPDIINASVEAFLGGINKVLTDKKLQESEKSP; this is translated from the coding sequence ATGAAAGCCAGAATTTTTGATACCACCCTCCGTGATGGTGAACAAACCCCGGGAATATCCCTGACACCGGATGAAAAGCGTTTAATAGCCAGAAAACTTGATGAATTAGGAGTTGATGTAATTGAGGCTGGATCAGCCATTACATCCCAGGGAGAAAGGGAAGGTATTAAAAAAGTTACTTCTGAAGGGCTTTCTGCTGAGATATGTAGTTTTACCCGGGCCGTTCAGGTAGATATTGATGCCGCCTTGGAATGTGATGTGGATAGCATCCATCTGGTGGTTCCCACCTCTGACCTTCACCTGGAGTACAAACTACGAAAATCAAGGGAAGAAGTAAAGGAAATGGCAATAAAATCCACCCAGTATGCCGTTGATCACGGTTTATTGGTGGAATTATCTGCGGAAGATTCCACCCGTAGTGATATGGGCTATTTGAGAGAGATATTCCAGGCAGGCATAGATGCTGGTGCAAAACGTATCTGTGCATGTGATACTGTGGGCATGCTCACCCCGGAACGTTCCTATGACTTTTACAGTCAGCTATCTGATTTAAACATCCCCCTGAGCGTCCACTGTCACAACGACTTTGGACTGGCCGTGGCCAATTCCCTCAGTGGATTGAGGGCCGGTGCAACCCAGGCCCATGTCACGGTTAATGGAATAGGGGAGAGAGCTGGCAATGCATCTCTGGAGGAATTGGTGGTTTCCCTTCATTCTCTTTATAATGTTAAGACTAAAATAAAACTAGAAATGTTATACGAAGTTTCTAAAACTGTGGCCAGGATAACTGGGATGTATTTACAGCCTAACAAGGCTATAGTGGGTGAAAATGCCTTTGCCCATGAATCTGGAATTCATGCCGACGGAGTTATGAAGAAAGCCGAAACCTACGAGCCCATAACACCCGAACTTGTGGGACACAAGCGCCGTTTCGTTATGGGTAAACATGTTGGTTCTCACATCATCAAAGAACGTATAAATGAGATGGGTTTCCAGGTGGATGAGGCTAAATTCGCCCAGATATTCAGCCGGATAAAAGCCCTGGGTGATATGGGAAAATGCGTTACTGATGTTGATTTACAGGCCATAGCAGAGGATGTTATGGGAGTAATGTCTGAAAAACCAGTGGAACTTCAGGAATTAACCATAGTATCCGGGAACAAGGTCACACCCACTGCCTCGGTCAAACTGAAAATAGGGGATGTGGAAAAATTAGAAGCAGGAATAGGTGTAGGTCCAGTTGACGCTGCCATAGTGGCCATCAAAAAGACCATTGAGGATGTTACCGACATAGAATTTGAGGAATACCACGTGGATGCCATAACCGGGGGAACCGATGCCCTTATTGACGTGGTGGTGAAGCTCAAACACGATGGTAAAGTGGTGAGTGCCCGAAGCACCCAGCCCGACATTATCAACGCCAGTGTAGAAGCATTCCTGGGTGGTATAAACAAGGTTTTAACTGATAAGAAATTACAGGAATCTGAAAAATCCCCTTAA
- a CDS encoding class I SAM-dependent methyltransferase, which produces MDSHQEKYWDGVAEEKEFPTPFQLKEFKRHTPRERSILDVGCGYGRTLDKLHENGFNNLTGVDFSGKMIKRGLKLHPYLNLLKNKGDDLPFSDKSFDAALLIGVLTSNIHNRKQENIISEITRVLKDKGILYISDFLLNHDERNLQRYRKYENKYGIYGVFELQEGAVLRHHTLEHILKLTENYNNLYLEKTVFNTMNGHKSNGFYYIGQKNP; this is translated from the coding sequence ATGGATTCTCATCAGGAAAAATACTGGGACGGTGTTGCCGAGGAGAAAGAATTTCCCACCCCCTTTCAATTGAAGGAGTTTAAAAGGCACACCCCTCGTGAAAGGAGTATATTGGATGTGGGCTGTGGTTACGGTAGAACTTTAGATAAACTCCATGAAAATGGTTTTAATAATCTAACTGGAGTGGATTTCTCGGGAAAAATGATAAAAAGAGGTTTAAAGTTGCACCCCTACCTGAACCTCCTTAAGAATAAGGGGGATGACCTGCCCTTTTCCGATAAATCTTTTGATGCGGCACTCCTCATTGGAGTCTTGACCAGTAACATCCACAACCGGAAACAGGAAAACATAATTTCAGAGATTACCCGAGTTTTAAAGGATAAAGGTATACTGTACATCAGTGATTTTCTCTTGAACCATGACGAGAGAAACCTGCAGCGTTATAGGAAATATGAAAATAAATATGGAATCTATGGAGTTTTTGAACTTCAGGAAGGGGCAGTTTTAAGACACCATACATTGGAACACATTTTGAAACTAACTGAAAATTATAACAATCTATACCTGGAAAAAACCGTTTTTAACACCATGAATGGCCATAAATCCAATGGGTTTTATTATATTGGTCAAAAAAATCCCTGA